The Chitinophaga sp. H8 genome contains a region encoding:
- a CDS encoding winged helix-turn-helix transcriptional regulator: protein MRKQSSSNAINEKEINDNCGMAYTLGVIGGRWKPNILWRLMKGRLRYSDLKKSIPGVSERMLVAQLRELEKDRVVKRIVYPEVPPRVEYELTSLGLSMRPMLKSISDWGKLHKDKAGEIMENLPLTSEVNA, encoded by the coding sequence ATGCGTAAACAAAGCTCTTCCAACGCGATTAACGAAAAAGAAATCAATGATAATTGTGGGATGGCCTATACCCTGGGGGTAATAGGGGGCAGATGGAAACCCAATATCCTGTGGCGGCTGATGAAAGGCAGATTGCGCTACAGTGATCTTAAAAAATCTATTCCCGGTGTGTCTGAAAGGATGCTGGTGGCACAACTACGGGAACTGGAAAAAGACCGGGTAGTAAAACGTATTGTATATCCTGAAGTACCTCCCCGCGTGGAATATGAACTAACCTCCCTGGGTTTATCCATGCGTCCTATGCTGAAAAGCATCTCCGATTGGGGCAAATTACATAAGGATAAAGCAGGTGAAATAATGGAAAATTTGCCTTTAACCAGTGAAGTAAACGCTTAA
- a CDS encoding PKD domain-containing protein: protein MKRLLPVLLSCLFAMALKAQNITYDTTIAGWNAIVTRDTNHFSKTDSLQGIIFIPGQGQVGTDPTKLRSYGPHYWMQHGWDGGVTLGNGVHYPIIISIQPPGNYTRPWILKSVIDAIMGKFRIKRNSLHFTGLSEGAWVLNEFITYMPVAGDYSYMSRVKSMVNMQGVVPTDTYGATLPYPQRYGHWAKQFGGRQLCMEQTGDTRSMGILVQNMLDSMPNAATHIYTTLDGNVGHCCWNTAYNPSATTWTTANSNVYSVPKGPAVPMNVWQWMLRNGDTTLSGPPANIPPVVNAGANQTITLPLDSVQLTGSATDADGTITGYSWTKQSGGTATISTPLAASTKVTGLAQGVYVFRLTATDNASASSYAQVTVTVNPASGGTGKSIKVNLYGGSNPYTTGGWNNWNTNASLNSGTLQYSDGASSSISLQYLEQTSIADNGVDYGGTMCPPEVLRYAAYVTVRNSLTIAGLDNTKAYDITLYASRKNTGNNTNFSINGDTINVVTDNNKTNAVVFTGINPTAGQIVVQSSRGTGGTYTYLNGLVITEQSSSGMLARSGTAASGAAIMEKKPGNNIDADITLSPNPAADQLNVRIMGKAAGPVRIRIYDGTGKVILTRQWTKNAAVISETISTDRLVSGLYFLEATIGNQHKTTQKFIKQ, encoded by the coding sequence ATGAAAAGACTACTACCTGTTTTATTGAGCTGCCTTTTTGCTATGGCATTAAAGGCACAGAATATTACCTATGATACCACTATTGCCGGATGGAATGCAATAGTGACCAGGGATACAAATCACTTTTCCAAAACAGACTCCCTGCAGGGCATTATTTTCATTCCCGGGCAGGGACAAGTGGGAACAGATCCGACAAAACTCAGGAGTTACGGCCCACATTACTGGATGCAGCATGGCTGGGATGGCGGAGTCACCTTAGGCAATGGGGTACATTATCCGATCATCATTTCCATACAGCCTCCTGGGAATTACACCCGCCCCTGGATACTAAAATCCGTAATAGATGCTATTATGGGTAAGTTCAGGATCAAAAGAAACAGCCTACATTTTACCGGGCTATCAGAGGGCGCCTGGGTGCTGAACGAGTTTATCACTTATATGCCGGTAGCCGGTGATTACTCCTATATGAGCCGGGTTAAATCAATGGTCAACATGCAGGGCGTGGTCCCCACTGATACTTATGGTGCCACCCTGCCCTATCCCCAGCGGTACGGGCATTGGGCCAAACAATTTGGCGGCAGGCAACTGTGTATGGAGCAAACCGGGGATACACGCTCTATGGGCATCCTGGTACAAAACATGCTGGATTCCATGCCAAACGCTGCTACCCACATTTATACCACCCTTGATGGTAATGTAGGGCATTGTTGCTGGAATACCGCCTACAATCCTTCCGCTACTACCTGGACCACAGCTAACAGTAATGTATATAGCGTGCCTAAAGGCCCGGCAGTACCGATGAATGTATGGCAATGGATGTTACGTAACGGAGATACTACCCTCAGCGGGCCACCTGCCAATATTCCACCGGTGGTAAATGCCGGAGCCAACCAGACCATTACCCTCCCGCTGGACAGTGTGCAGCTCACCGGCAGCGCAACAGATGCGGATGGTACCATTACCGGCTATTCCTGGACCAAACAGTCGGGCGGTACAGCCACTATCAGCACTCCGCTCGCAGCATCTACCAAAGTGACAGGACTGGCACAGGGTGTGTATGTATTCCGCCTTACCGCTACAGATAATGCCAGTGCATCATCCTACGCACAGGTAACAGTAACGGTTAATCCGGCCAGCGGAGGGACCGGTAAATCCATTAAAGTAAATCTTTATGGCGGCAGCAACCCATATACCACCGGTGGTTGGAACAACTGGAATACCAATGCCAGCTTAAACTCCGGCACATTACAATACAGTGATGGTGCCAGTTCTTCCATAAGTTTACAATACCTGGAGCAAACCAGTATTGCTGATAATGGAGTGGATTACGGAGGAACGATGTGTCCGCCGGAAGTACTCAGGTATGCAGCTTATGTTACGGTCAGAAACAGCCTTACCATTGCCGGGCTTGACAATACAAAAGCATACGATATTACCCTGTATGCCAGCCGGAAAAATACGGGCAACAATACCAATTTTTCTATCAATGGAGATACGATCAACGTGGTGACAGACAATAATAAAACCAATGCGGTGGTGTTTACCGGAATTAATCCCACTGCCGGACAGATCGTGGTACAATCTTCCAGAGGAACGGGAGGCACGTATACCTACCTTAACGGACTGGTGATCACAGAACAATCATCCTCCGGTATGCTGGCCAGGTCGGGCACAGCAGCTTCCGGGGCAGCTATCATGGAAAAAAAGCCGGGAAATAATATCGACGCCGATATTACCCTTTCTCCCAACCCTGCTGCTGATCAGCTAAATGTACGCATTATGGGTAAAGCTGCAGGACCGGTACGTATCAGGATCTATGATGGCACCGGTAAAGTGATCCTTACCCGCCAGTGGACAAAAAATGCAGCGGTAATCAGTGAAACCATCTCTACTGACCGGCTCGTATCCGGCCTGTACTTTCTGGAAGCAACTATTGGCAACCAGCATAAAACAACGCAGAAGTTTATCAAACAATAA
- a CDS encoding DoxX family protein, with translation MLKRLLQTDNDITTFLLRITLGLVILPHGLQKLFGMFGGYGFKATMQYFTEQSHIPALLAFMVIITESIGSLLVVLGFTTRIWAALIAIIMAVASFMHSGNGFFMNWTGAQAGEGFEYHLLAIGIALVLIIKGGGRWSADRQLSLKK, from the coding sequence ATGCTTAAAAGATTATTACAAACAGACAACGACATCACCACATTCCTGTTGCGTATCACGCTGGGACTGGTAATACTGCCACATGGCTTACAGAAACTATTTGGCATGTTTGGCGGCTATGGCTTTAAAGCTACTATGCAATACTTCACAGAACAATCACATATACCGGCCTTATTAGCCTTTATGGTCATCATCACTGAATCTATTGGCTCCCTGCTGGTTGTACTTGGATTTACCACCCGTATATGGGCTGCCTTAATAGCCATCATTATGGCAGTAGCTTCCTTTATGCACTCCGGCAACGGATTTTTCATGAACTGGACAGGCGCACAGGCAGGAGAAGGATTTGAATATCACCTGCTGGCCATTGGTATTGCGCTGGTATTGATCATTAAAGGAGGTGGACGCTGGTCAGCAGACCGTCAGTTATCCTTAAAGAAGTAA
- a CDS encoding alpha-L-fucosidase, with product MKILKCAMAAFLLATIQPTEILAQQRPAWANETKEQKEKRMKWWTDARFGMFIHWGLYAVPARHEWVQSFEKIPGKDYEKYFNMFEPDLYNPKEWAAKAKAAGMKYFVITTKHHEGFCLWDTKYTDFKATKSPAGKDLIKPLVDAFRAEGIRVGFYYSLIDWHHPEFALDNHHPPTPVNKEERAALNAKRDMKKYQAYMKNQLTELLTQFGQIDILFADFSYPGPGGKGHEDWDSEGLLKLVRKLQPNIIVNDRLDLDNTDWGWDIKTPEQFMPREWVTVNGQKVPWETCQTFSGSWGYHRDENSWKSVPQLITMLIETVSKGGNLLLNVGPTARGNFDSRANERLDGIGEWMKLHSRSIYGCTAAPASFKVPQNCFLTYNPERKRLYIHMLQWPFKSLHLEGYKGKFRYAQFLNDASEIKFSSPTAPGSHTTETTGDGDVILRLPVQKPDVAVPVIELILE from the coding sequence ATGAAGATCTTGAAATGCGCAATGGCCGCTTTTTTGCTGGCAACAATTCAACCTACCGAAATACTGGCTCAGCAGCGACCAGCCTGGGCTAATGAAACCAAAGAACAGAAGGAAAAGCGTATGAAATGGTGGACAGATGCCCGTTTTGGCATGTTCATCCACTGGGGACTATATGCAGTGCCTGCCCGCCACGAATGGGTGCAGAGCTTCGAAAAAATCCCGGGTAAAGACTATGAAAAGTACTTCAACATGTTTGAACCGGATTTGTATAACCCTAAAGAATGGGCAGCCAAAGCGAAAGCTGCGGGGATGAAATACTTTGTGATCACCACTAAACATCATGAAGGCTTCTGCCTCTGGGATACCAAATACACCGATTTCAAGGCAACTAAATCTCCTGCCGGAAAAGACCTGATCAAACCTTTGGTAGATGCCTTCCGTGCTGAAGGTATCCGGGTGGGATTCTATTATTCCCTGATCGACTGGCACCATCCTGAATTTGCCCTGGATAACCACCATCCGCCTACACCGGTGAATAAAGAAGAACGGGCTGCGCTGAATGCTAAAAGGGATATGAAAAAATATCAGGCTTATATGAAAAACCAGCTCACGGAGCTGCTTACACAATTTGGCCAGATCGATATCCTCTTTGCAGACTTTTCCTATCCCGGACCAGGCGGTAAAGGGCATGAGGACTGGGATTCAGAAGGACTGCTGAAACTGGTGCGCAAACTGCAACCCAATATTATCGTAAATGACCGTCTGGACCTGGATAATACCGACTGGGGATGGGATATCAAAACTCCGGAACAGTTCATGCCCCGCGAATGGGTAACGGTAAACGGACAAAAAGTGCCCTGGGAAACCTGTCAGACTTTCTCCGGTTCATGGGGATATCACCGGGATGAAAATTCCTGGAAAAGTGTACCGCAGCTTATCACCATGCTGATCGAAACCGTGAGCAAAGGTGGTAACCTGTTATTAAATGTAGGTCCTACTGCCAGAGGCAATTTTGATAGCCGTGCCAATGAAAGACTGGACGGCATAGGCGAGTGGATGAAATTGCATAGCCGGTCTATCTATGGTTGTACCGCAGCGCCAGCTTCTTTTAAAGTACCTCAAAACTGTTTCCTGACGTATAATCCTGAACGTAAACGTTTGTATATTCATATGCTGCAATGGCCGTTTAAATCATTGCACCTGGAAGGGTACAAAGGAAAATTCCGTTATGCGCAATTCCTGAATGATGCTTCAGAAATTAAATTCTCCAGCCCAACCGCGCCTGGCAGCCATACTACAGAAACTACCGGGGATGGGGATGTGATCCTGCGTTTGCCGGTACAAAAACCTGATGTGGCAGTGCCTGTAATTGAATTAATCCTGGAATAA
- a CDS encoding RNA polymerase sigma-70 factor → MQKPPDTNSVYLYEIMQRIQQHVADEDALRRLYTALAGELGSFAFMYLKDEAVAAEMVNDVFLKLWYKRHQLHEIKNVKSYLFRAVKNASLNRLEVKDHQHWEFLEQADTSQLEFSPDPELLLITAEMRRMVEKEVNALPNRCKIIFKLIREEGMKYQEVATILDISVKTVEAQMLIATKRIGSLFRLTTRPKH, encoded by the coding sequence ATGCAAAAACCACCAGACACTAATAGTGTATACCTGTATGAGATCATGCAGCGGATCCAGCAGCATGTAGCGGATGAAGATGCTTTACGCAGGCTTTATACCGCGCTTGCCGGGGAACTGGGGAGTTTTGCATTTATGTACCTGAAAGACGAGGCGGTAGCCGCAGAGATGGTGAACGACGTATTTCTCAAATTATGGTATAAACGGCACCAGCTGCATGAAATAAAAAATGTCAAATCATACCTGTTCAGAGCAGTTAAAAATGCTTCGCTCAACCGGTTGGAAGTAAAAGATCATCAGCACTGGGAATTCCTGGAACAGGCAGATACCAGCCAGCTGGAATTTTCGCCCGATCCTGAACTGCTGCTGATCACAGCTGAAATGCGGCGCATGGTAGAAAAAGAAGTGAATGCTTTGCCAAACAGATGCAAGATCATCTTTAAGCTCATCCGCGAAGAAGGTATGAAGTATCAGGAGGTAGCCACTATCCTCGATATTTCCGTAAAAACAGTAGAGGCACAAATGCTGATCGCTACAAAAAGAATAGGGAGCTTGTTCAGGCTTACCACCCGGCCCAAACATTAA
- the dusB gene encoding tRNA dihydrouridine synthase DusB: MVKIDNLVLPDFPLLLAPMEDVSDPPFRAVCKDNGADLMYTEFISSEALIRDAIKSRKKLDIFDYERPIGIQIFGGDEDSLAMASRIVDVTNPDLLDINFGCPVKKVACKGAGAGVLKDIDLMVRLTAACVKATKLPVTVKTRLGWDDATKNIEEVAERLQDVGIKALSIHGRTRCQMYKGEADWTLIGKVKNNPRIHIPIFGNGDIESPQKALEYKNRYGVDGIMIGRAAIGYPWIFREIKHYVQTGEVMAPPTLEERVAVCKKHLRKSLEWKGPKVGIFEMRRHYANYLKGLPNIKEYRNRLVILNTLEEIESVLDEVLAAYQGFEAPHIPIELINYHEKCPV, translated from the coding sequence TTGGTAAAGATTGATAATTTAGTGCTGCCTGATTTTCCTTTATTGCTTGCTCCCATGGAAGACGTGAGCGATCCGCCTTTCCGTGCAGTATGCAAGGATAATGGCGCTGATCTGATGTATACGGAGTTTATCTCCAGTGAGGCACTGATCCGGGATGCTATCAAAAGCCGTAAAAAGCTGGATATATTCGACTATGAGCGTCCTATCGGTATACAGATCTTTGGTGGTGATGAAGATAGTCTGGCCATGGCATCCAGGATTGTGGATGTTACCAATCCCGACCTGCTGGACATCAATTTTGGATGCCCGGTAAAAAAGGTGGCCTGTAAAGGAGCCGGTGCAGGAGTATTGAAAGATATAGACCTGATGGTACGCCTTACCGCTGCCTGCGTAAAGGCGACTAAATTGCCTGTAACGGTCAAAACAAGATTAGGCTGGGATGATGCTACCAAAAACATTGAAGAAGTAGCAGAGCGGTTGCAGGACGTGGGGATCAAGGCATTATCTATCCATGGACGCACCCGTTGCCAGATGTATAAAGGGGAAGCCGACTGGACACTGATAGGGAAAGTGAAAAACAATCCCCGCATCCACATTCCTATCTTCGGGAACGGAGATATTGAGAGCCCGCAAAAAGCATTGGAATATAAAAACAGGTATGGCGTAGATGGTATTATGATAGGCCGTGCAGCCATCGGATATCCCTGGATCTTCCGGGAAATCAAACACTACGTGCAGACGGGCGAAGTCATGGCCCCTCCTACCCTGGAAGAACGGGTAGCAGTATGTAAAAAGCACCTGCGCAAATCACTGGAATGGAAAGGACCGAAAGTGGGTATTTTTGAAATGCGCCGGCATTATGCCAATTACCTGAAGGGGTTGCCCAATATTAAAGAATACCGCAACAGATTGGTAATACTGAATACCCTGGAAGAAATAGAAAGTGTACTGGATGAAGTGCTGGCAGCCTACCAGGGTTTTGAGGCACCTCATATCCCGATAGAACTGATTAATTATCACGAAAAATGTCCGGTATAA
- a CDS encoding nitroreductase family protein encodes MDILDALKWRYATKRMTGQKVEQEKLDIILEALQLSASSYGLQPYKVLVVSDEALRKKLLPAAYNQPQVVESSHLLVFTAWTAITDELIEAYLQDVAKKRGVPREALTGYHNALTQLANGFKSPEAQHNWAARQAYIALGTALAAAAELKVDASPMEGFDPQRFNDILGLKEQGLSAVALMAIGYRSKEDTTVALPKVRKDRAVLFEHI; translated from the coding sequence ATGGATATTTTAGATGCCCTTAAATGGCGGTATGCCACTAAAAGAATGACAGGGCAAAAAGTAGAACAGGAAAAGCTGGATATTATCCTGGAAGCGCTGCAATTATCTGCTTCCTCTTATGGCTTACAACCTTATAAAGTACTGGTGGTATCTGATGAAGCACTGCGTAAAAAGCTGCTTCCCGCCGCATATAACCAGCCACAGGTAGTAGAGAGCTCTCATCTGCTGGTATTCACAGCATGGACTGCGATTACGGATGAGCTGATCGAAGCATATCTGCAGGATGTAGCTAAAAAAAGAGGGGTTCCCCGGGAAGCGCTGACAGGTTATCATAACGCACTCACGCAGCTGGCCAACGGCTTTAAATCGCCGGAAGCGCAGCATAACTGGGCTGCCCGGCAGGCATACATTGCGCTGGGGACTGCACTGGCCGCTGCTGCCGAACTGAAAGTAGATGCCAGCCCAATGGAAGGATTTGATCCGCAAAGATTCAATGATATCCTTGGATTAAAAGAACAGGGCTTATCCGCAGTAGCATTAATGGCTATCGGGTATCGCTCTAAAGAGGATACTACTGTTGCTTTACCTAAGGTAAGAAAGGACCGCGCTGTATTATTCGAGCACATTTAA
- a CDS encoding SDR family NAD(P)-dependent oxidoreductase produces MKRLENKVALVTGGSRGMGAAIAKRLAAEGATVVITYHRSPEKAQAVITAIEKSGQKGLAIAADSADPAAVMAAVNTTVGNYGRIDILVNNAGIYIGKPVSEYTLADYNSTMDVNVKAVFFASTTAAAHMPRGGRIISIGSNMAERAGGTQTVLYTMSKTALTGLTKGLAHDLGPKGITINLVQPGHTDTDMNPADGVIADMVRDTIPTGGYGTVEDIASLVAYLASEESRYINGASLTIDGGVNA; encoded by the coding sequence ATGAAACGCTTAGAGAATAAAGTAGCACTGGTAACAGGTGGCAGCCGGGGAATGGGTGCAGCCATTGCAAAACGGCTGGCAGCAGAGGGCGCTACCGTAGTGATCACTTACCATCGTTCCCCGGAAAAGGCACAGGCCGTAATAACCGCTATTGAAAAGAGCGGGCAAAAGGGCCTGGCTATTGCTGCCGACAGTGCAGACCCAGCCGCAGTAATGGCCGCCGTCAACACCACTGTAGGCAACTATGGCCGGATTGATATCCTGGTAAATAACGCCGGTATTTATATAGGCAAACCGGTGAGCGAATATACCCTCGCTGACTATAACAGTACCATGGATGTGAATGTAAAGGCAGTGTTTTTTGCGTCTACCACTGCAGCAGCACATATGCCCCGGGGAGGCCGGATCATTTCTATTGGCAGCAATATGGCAGAACGTGCCGGCGGCACCCAAACCGTATTGTATACCATGAGTAAAACCGCCTTAACCGGTCTTACCAAAGGACTGGCGCATGACCTGGGACCTAAAGGTATTACAATCAACCTGGTACAGCCAGGCCATACCGATACGGATATGAATCCGGCCGATGGCGTTATAGCCGATATGGTCAGGGATACCATCCCTACCGGCGGATATGGTACTGTAGAAGACATTGCCTCCCTGGTGGCTTATCTGGCCAGCGAGGAAAGCAGGTATATCAACGGGGCCTCGCTCACCATTGACGGAGGGGTAAATGCTTAG
- a CDS encoding YceI family protein has protein sequence MKKNIIITALLILSSLATFAQVKWNADPAHTSIIFSVNHLGISYVHGNFTKFNGTVETKDSTNFQQAKLDFTVDVNSINTDVADRDKHLKSDDFFNAAQYPAMTLKSVSFTKKPNGKYVLVADLTIRDITKRVNFDVDYHGLLKKDPWGLTRAGFTAKATINRLDFGVKYADKLPSGAYAVAPKVEIIVNTEIVKAN, from the coding sequence ATGAAGAAAAACATTATCATCACCGCATTATTGATTTTAAGCAGCCTGGCTACTTTTGCCCAGGTAAAATGGAATGCTGATCCTGCGCATACCAGTATTATATTCAGTGTAAACCACCTGGGTATCAGTTATGTGCACGGCAACTTTACCAAATTCAATGGGACTGTGGAAACCAAAGACAGTACCAATTTTCAGCAAGCCAAACTGGACTTTACAGTAGACGTCAACAGTATCAATACGGATGTGGCAGATCGTGATAAACACCTGAAATCAGACGACTTCTTTAATGCTGCGCAATATCCTGCCATGACATTAAAAAGTGTATCCTTCACTAAAAAACCCAATGGCAAATATGTACTGGTTGCAGATCTTACCATCCGTGATATCACCAAACGCGTGAATTTTGATGTAGATTATCATGGCCTGTTAAAGAAAGATCCATGGGGATTAACCAGGGCTGGGTTTACTGCAAAAGCTACTATTAACCGCCTGGATTTTGGTGTAAAATACGCTGACAAACTTCCTTCCGGAGCCTATGCAGTAGCTCCTAAAGTAGAGATTATTGTAAACACGGAGATTGTAAAAGCAAACTAA
- a CDS encoding MarR family winged helix-turn-helix transcriptional regulator, which yields MEAKDIKKKKVQEAHFVAMLDIMITSNLLELKTAQILKPFDLSTQQFNVLRILRGAHPNPLNLSDIQERMMDKMSNATRLVEKLRQKHLLTRDLCESNRRKVDIEITQQGLDLLTTLDPLLLENLEVFKQQISKEEAITLSQILAKARQ from the coding sequence ATGGAAGCAAAAGATATAAAAAAGAAAAAAGTGCAGGAGGCACATTTTGTAGCGATGTTGGATATTATGATCACTTCCAATTTACTGGAATTAAAGACGGCGCAGATCTTAAAACCATTTGACCTGTCTACTCAGCAGTTCAATGTATTAAGGATCTTGAGGGGCGCTCACCCTAATCCGCTCAATCTTTCCGATATACAGGAACGTATGATGGATAAAATGAGTAATGCTACCAGGCTGGTAGAGAAGCTTCGTCAAAAGCACCTGCTTACAAGGGATCTGTGTGAATCGAACCGCAGGAAGGTGGATATTGAAATCACGCAGCAGGGCCTGGACCTGTTAACAACGCTGGATCCCCTGTTACTCGAAAACCTGGAAGTATTCAAACAGCAAATCAGCAAGGAAGAAGCTATTACCCTTAGCCAGATCCTCGCTAAAGCCAGACAATGA
- a CDS encoding glycoside hydrolase family 95 protein, translating to MKNIRFRSIRFVLAVQLMMIAGIPARAQSSDASLYFKQPAGNYLEALPIGNGRLGALIGGNPGTDRIILNEISLWSGGTQDADSDSAYRYFPEVQKLLLAGKNKAAQQLLQQHFICKGPGSGSGNGAMVPYGCYQILATLELQWKDTLAPYKNYKRVLDLENGKATTSWQRNGTVYTQQAWVSMTDQVIMIRLTASGKGKISFTTGLDRKENAAVTATGQTLVMKGQLPNGDQPGMRFSSVLQVKPKAGKSTVNGNNIVVENADECLLVLSAGTDYNLQDYTVRGKDPLPIVTQQVANGIRQPYQQLWERHQQAFRRYFNNTRFYLSAVAPGTDTLSTPERLTRYAQQLPDPQLPVLYYNFGRYLLIASSQPGNLPANLQGLWAGEYQTPWNGDYHIDINLQMNYWLAQPNGLGELTAPLHELIGGLVKPGQKTAKTYYNAPGWVAHVITNPWGYTSPGEGADWGSTLSSAGWLCEHLWEHFQYTRDTAFLKKYYPVMKGAAQFLAAILVEEPDHGWLVTAPSNSPEHAYIMPDGTRGSTCMGPTMDMQICRELFGNCIMAAGILRTDNVWAKQLDSVRKRLAPNQIGQAGDLNEWLHDWKDGEPHHRHVSHLYGLHPYDEITPWSTPELAAAAKQTLIQRGDEGTGWSKAWKMNFWARLGDGDHALLLLRQLLTPVSAGFDIHMGGGGTYPNLFCAHPPFQIDGNFGGAAGITEMLLQSHGADQTIRLLPALPHNKDWQKGQVKGMHARNAFVVDFAWNNAQLKQARIYSGKGSPCSMLLPANAEVKDSAGRVLASTGNTAGVMKFNTIAGQAYQIMVK from the coding sequence ATGAAAAATATCCGCTTCCGGAGTATCCGCTTTGTTCTTGCTGTACAACTGATGATGATTGCCGGGATACCTGCCCGGGCACAGTCATCAGATGCTTCCCTCTATTTTAAACAGCCTGCCGGCAATTACCTGGAGGCACTGCCCATCGGCAATGGCCGGTTAGGCGCACTAATAGGAGGGAACCCTGGTACCGACCGTATCATACTCAATGAGATCAGCCTATGGTCGGGTGGTACACAGGATGCAGACAGCGACAGTGCCTATCGCTATTTTCCGGAAGTGCAAAAGCTGCTGCTGGCAGGTAAGAATAAGGCCGCGCAGCAGCTTTTGCAGCAGCATTTTATCTGTAAAGGGCCTGGCTCTGGTAGCGGTAATGGGGCGATGGTGCCCTATGGTTGTTACCAGATCCTGGCTACCCTTGAACTGCAATGGAAGGATACGCTGGCTCCTTACAAAAACTATAAAAGGGTACTGGACCTGGAAAACGGAAAGGCTACTACGTCCTGGCAAAGGAATGGTACTGTCTATACCCAGCAGGCCTGGGTAAGTATGACAGATCAGGTAATCATGATTCGCCTGACAGCCAGCGGTAAGGGAAAGATCAGCTTCACTACCGGGTTGGACCGTAAGGAAAATGCAGCGGTAACGGCTACCGGGCAAACGCTGGTAATGAAAGGGCAGTTGCCCAATGGTGACCAGCCGGGGATGCGTTTTTCCAGTGTCCTGCAAGTAAAACCCAAAGCAGGAAAAAGCACCGTCAATGGTAATAACATTGTGGTAGAAAATGCAGATGAATGCCTGCTGGTATTAAGTGCGGGTACTGATTATAACCTACAGGACTACACGGTTCGTGGTAAAGACCCGTTACCTATCGTCACACAGCAGGTAGCGAATGGGATCCGTCAGCCTTATCAACAGTTATGGGAGCGGCATCAACAGGCTTTCCGCCGTTATTTTAACAATACCCGCTTTTACCTGTCTGCTGTGGCACCAGGTACGGATACACTAAGCACACCGGAAAGACTGACCAGGTACGCACAGCAATTGCCAGATCCGCAGCTGCCGGTATTGTATTACAATTTTGGCCGGTACCTGCTCATCGCTTCTTCCCAACCGGGAAATCTGCCAGCAAACCTGCAGGGACTATGGGCCGGCGAGTACCAGACTCCCTGGAATGGAGATTATCATATCGATATCAACCTGCAGATGAATTACTGGCTGGCGCAACCCAACGGGCTGGGAGAGTTGACGGCACCCTTGCATGAGCTGATCGGAGGGCTGGTAAAGCCCGGACAAAAAACCGCTAAAACCTATTATAATGCACCAGGATGGGTAGCGCATGTGATCACAAACCCATGGGGCTACACTTCTCCTGGAGAAGGAGCCGACTGGGGTTCTACGCTCAGCAGTGCCGGATGGTTATGTGAGCATTTATGGGAACACTTTCAATATACCCGCGACACCGCCTTCCTGAAAAAATATTACCCAGTGATGAAGGGAGCCGCACAATTCCTGGCGGCTATACTGGTAGAAGAACCGGACCATGGGTGGCTGGTAACTGCACCTTCTAATTCTCCGGAACATGCTTATATCATGCCGGATGGTACGCGCGGCTCTACCTGTATGGGACCTACTATGGACATGCAGATATGCCGGGAATTATTTGGTAACTGTATTATGGCTGCCGGTATCCTGCGTACAGATAACGTATGGGCTAAACAGTTAGACAGCGTGCGGAAACGCCTGGCGCCTAATCAGATCGGGCAGGCAGGCGACCTGAATGAATGGCTGCACGACTGGAAAGATGGTGAACCACATCACCGCCATGTATCCCATCTGTATGGACTACACCCTTATGATGAAATCACACCCTGGTCTACCCCTGAGCTGGCAGCTGCTGCCAAACAAACGCTTATCCAGCGGGGCGATGAAGGCACCGGATGGTCCAAGGCATGGAAGATGAATTTCTGGGCAAGACTAGGGGATGGGGATCATGCCTTGTTATTACTGCGCCAATTGCTCACACCGGTATCAGCAGGATTTGATATCCATATGGGTGGTGGGGGTACGTACCCTAACTTGTTTTGCGCACATCCACCTTTCCAGATAGATGGCAACTTTGGTGGAGCGGCGGGCATCACAGAAATGCTGCTGCAAAGTCATGGGGCAGATCAGACCATCCGTTTACTACCAGCACTACCGCATAATAAAGACTGGCAGAAAGGACAGGTAAAAGGGATGCATGCAAGGAATGCTTTTGTGGTAGACTTTGCCTGGAATAATGCGCAGCTGAAACAGGCCAGGATCTATTCCGGGAAAGGCAGCCCTTGCAGTATGTTATTGCCTGCCAATGCCGAGGTGAAAGATAGCGCCGGGAGGGTACTGGCCAGTACAGGTAATACAGCCGGAGTAATGAAATTTAATACTATTGCCGGACAAGCGTATCAGATCATGGTGAAATAA